The following proteins are co-located in the Doryrhamphus excisus isolate RoL2022-K1 chromosome 3, RoL_Dexc_1.0, whole genome shotgun sequence genome:
- the atp5f1c gene encoding ATP synthase subunit gamma, mitochondrial isoform X2 → MFARTSLLVFSPQCGQVRNMATLKDITIRLKSIKNIQKITKSMKMVAAAKYARAERQLKPARVYGTGALSLYEKAEIKAPEDKAAKHLIIGVTSDRGLCGAIHSGVAKTIKNEIAALTGSGKEVMVVNVGDKLRGLLHRTHGKHIMLNCKEVGRKPPTFGDASIIAGELLNSGYEFDQGAVVYNRFRSVISYKTDQKPVFSTDVVANAETMSVYDDIDADVLRNYQEFALVNIIYLALKESSTSEQSARMTAMDSASKNASEMIDKLTLTFNRTRQAVITKELIEIISGAAAL, encoded by the exons ATGTTTGCCAGGACCAGCTTGTTGGTGTTCTCCCCACAATG TGGGCAGGTCAGGAACATGGCTACCTTGAAGGACA TCACCATCCGTTTGAAGTCCATCAAGAATATCCAGAAGATCACAAAGTCCATGAAAATGGTGGCCGCCGCCAAGTACGCGCGGGCCGAGAGGCAGCTGAAACCCGCACGAGTCTACGGCACCGGAGCCCTCT CGCTGTACGAGAAGGCGGAGATTAAGGCGCCCGAGGACAAGGCCGCCAAGCACCTGATCATCGGCGTGACCTCCGACCGTGGCCTCTGCGGCGCCATCCACTCGGGCGTGGCCAAAACCATCAAGAACGAGATCGCCGCCCTGACGGGCAGCGGCAAGGAGGTGATGGTGGTCAACGTGGGCGACAAGCTGAGAGGTCTGCTGCACAG aaCTCACGGCAAGCACATCATGCTGAACTGCAAGGAGGTGGGCCGCAAGCCCCCCACTTTCGGGGACGCCTCCATCATCGCCGGGGAGCTTCTGAACTCCGGATACGAGTTTGACCAGGGCGCCGTCGTCTACAACCGCTTCAG GTCGGTCATCTCCTACAAGACGGACCAGAAGCCCGTCTTCTCCACAGACGTGGTGGCAAACGCAG AAACCATGAGCGTCTACGACGACATCGACGCCGACGTGCTGAGGAACTACCAGGAGTTCGCTCTGGTCAACATCATCTACTTGGCCCTCAAGGAGTCGTCCACCAGCGAGCAGAGCGCCAGGATGACGGCCATGGACAGCGCCAGCAAGAACGCTT CCGAGATGATTGACAAGCTGACCTTGACCTTCAACCGCACCAGACAGGCCGTCATCACCAAGGAGCTGATCGAGATCATCTCTGGAGCCGCCGCCCT ATAA
- the kcnj8 gene encoding ATP-sensitive inward rectifier potassium channel 8, whose product MLARKSIIPEEFGLPGLVSRMPRKPVFRDRVNKARFIAKNGSCNLAHKNIREQGRFLQDVFTTLVDLKWRFTLVIFTTTFVSSWLLFAMSWWLVAFAHGDLDPERLNGTHCVTDVKSFTSAFLFSIEVQVTIGFGGRMITEQCPAAITVLIMQNIVGLIINAVMLGCIFMKTAQSNRRAETLIFSRHAVIAVRNNRLCFMIRIGDLRKSMIIGATVRLQVVRKTTTPEGEVIPIHQIDVQTESAVASNSLFLLAPLIICHVIDKNSPLYELSAMELQCSDLEVIVILEGVVETTGITTQARTSYVSEEIQWGHRFVPIVTEEEGVYSVDYSKFGNTVRVATPRCSARELDEKPSILIQTLQKSELSQQNSLRKRNSMRRNNSMRKGAGSSGSLRRNNSGLQASPKVQFFTPAESGQGINAVT is encoded by the exons ATGCTGGCGAGGAAGAGCATCATCCCGGAGGAGTTCGGCCTGCCGGGGCTGGTGTCCCGCATGCCTCGCAAGCCGGTGTTCCGGGACCGCGTCAACAAGGCGCGCTTCATCGCCAAGAACGGCTCGTGCAACCTGGCCCACAAGAACATCCGCGAGCAGGGCCGCTTCCTGCAGGACGTCTTCACCACGCTGGTGGACCTCAAGTGGCGCTTCACCCTCGTCATCTTCACCACCACCTTCGTCAGCAGCTGGCTCCTGTTCGCCATGAGCTGGTGGCTGGTGGCCTTCGCGCACGGAGACCTGGACCCGGAGCGCCTCAACGGGACTCACTGCGTCACCGACGTCAA GTCGTTCACCTCCGCCTTCCTGTTCTCCATCGAGGTCCAGGTGACCATCGGCTTTGGCGGGCGGATGATCACGGAGCAATGTCCCGCCGCCATCACCGTCCTCATCATGCAAAACATCGTGGGCCTCATCATCAACGCCGTCATGCTGG GGTGCATCTTCATGAAGACGGCGCAGTCCAACCGGCGGGCGGAGACGCTCATCTTCAGCCGCCACGCCGTCATCGCCGTGCGGAACAACCGCCTGTGCTTCATGATCCGCATCGGAGATCTGAGGAAGAGTATGATCATCGGGGCGACCGTGCggctgcag GTGGTGAGGAAGACGACCACCCCCGAGGGCGAGGTCATCCCCATCCACCAGATCGACGTCCAGACGGAGAGCGCCGTGGCCAGCAACAGCCTGTTCCTGCTGGCGCCGCTCATCATCTGCCACGTCATCGACAAGAACAG CCCGCTGTACGAGCTCTCGGCCATGGAGCTGCAGTGCAGCGACCTGGAGGTCATCGTCATCCTGGAGGGGGTGGTGGAGACCACGGGCATCACCACGCAGGCCCGCACCTCCTACGTGTCCGAGGAGATCCAGTGGGGCCACCGCTTTGTTCCCATAGTGACAGAGGAGGAGGGGGTCTACTCCGTGGACTACTCCAAGTTTGGAAACACAGTGCGG GTCGCCACGCCGCGCTGCAGTGCCAGGGAACTGGACGAGAAGCCGTCCATCTTGATCCAGACGCTGCAGAAAAGCGAGCTGTCTCAGCAGAACTCGCTGCGCAAGAGGAACTCCATGCGCCGCAACAACTCCATGCGAAAAGGCGCCGGAAGCAGCGGGAGTCTGCGGCGGAACAACTCCGGCCTGCAGGCCTCGCCCAAAGTCCAGTTCTTCACGCCCGCCGAGAGCGGTCAGGGCATCAACGCCGTCACCTGA
- the echdc3 gene encoding enoyl-CoA hydratase domain-containing protein 3, mitochondrial: protein MAGRLLCRTTTLLTRSQVPAGPRFFSQTEPESLTLRRQTNGIRRITLNNPKKRNALSLSMLESLREDILTDVDSQDLRIIIISAEGPVFSSGHDLKELTSAQGRDHHTRVFRTCAEVMTLIQDVPVPVIAMVNGVATAAGCQLVASCDVAVASEKSTFATPGVNVGLFCSTPAVAIGRAVPRKVAMEMLFTGAPLSAHDALLHGLLSKVVAEERLEAETLAIAQRVCQASRPVVALGKATFHRQMSQGRDAAYVTASKVMVDNLALRDGQEGIRAFIEKRKPVWSHLSEKACD from the exons ATGGCAGGTAGGTTGTTGTGCAGGACTACAACCCTTCTGACCAGGTCTCAGGTGCCTGCTGGCCCTCGCTTCTTCTCTCAGACAGAACCGGAATCGCTGACTCTCCGCAGGCAGACTAACGGAATCAG GAGAATAACGCTCAACAATCCCAAAAAGAGGAATGCACTGTCTTTGTCCATGCTGGAGTCCCTCCGGGAGGACATCCTGACCGACGTGGACAGCCAGGACCTCAGAATCATCATCATTTCAG CTGAAGGTCCGGTGTTCTCGTCTGGACACGACTTGAAGGAGCTGACATCAGCACAGGGTCGAGACCATCACACGCGAGTGTTTCGCACCTGCGCAGAG GTCATGACGCTGATCCAGGACGTCCCTGTCCCGGTGATCGCCATGGTGAACGGCGTGGCCACGGCGGCAGGCTGCCAGCTGGTGGCCAGCTGTGACGTGGCGGTGGCGTCCGAGAAGTCCACCTTCGCCACCCCGGGCGTCAACGTGGGTCTGTTCTGTTCCACGCCGGCCGTGGCCATCGGCCGAGCTGTGCCCAGGAAG gttgccatggagatgctTTTCACGGGCGCCCCCCTGTCAGCCCATGATGCTTTGCTGCACGGGCTGCTCAGTAAGGTGGTGGCAGAGGAGCGACTGGAGGCGGAGACGCTCGCCATCGCCCAGCGGGTGTGCCAGGCCAGCCGACCCGTGGTGGCGCTGGGCAAGGCTACCTTCCACAG ACAAATGTCTCAAGGTCGAGATGCGGCGTACGTCACCGCCTCCAAGGTGATGGTGGACAACCTCGCTCTGAGAGACGGCCAGGAGGGAATACGGGCGTTCATCGAGAAACGCAAGCCGGTGTGGAGCCATCTATCTGAGAAAGCCTGCGACTGA
- the atp5f1c gene encoding ATP synthase subunit gamma, mitochondrial isoform X1, with translation MFARTSLLVFSPQCGQVRNMATLKDITIRLKSIKNIQKITKSMKMVAAAKYARAERQLKPARVYGTGALSLYEKAEIKAPEDKAAKHLIIGVTSDRGLCGAIHSGVAKTIKNEIAALTGSGKEVMVVNVGDKLRGLLHRTHGKHIMLNCKEVGRKPPTFGDASIIAGELLNSGYEFDQGAVVYNRFRSVISYKTDQKPVFSTDVVANAETMSVYDDIDADVLRNYQEFALVNIIYLALKESSTSEQSARMTAMDSASKNASEMIDKLTLTFNRTRQAVITKELIEIISGAAAL, from the exons ATGTTTGCCAGGACCAGCTTGTTGGTGTTCTCCCCACAATG TGGGCAGGTCAGGAACATGGCTACCTTGAAGGACA TCACCATCCGTTTGAAGTCCATCAAGAATATCCAGAAGATCACAAAGTCCATGAAAATGGTGGCCGCCGCCAAGTACGCGCGGGCCGAGAGGCAGCTGAAACCCGCACGAGTCTACGGCACCGGAGCCCTCT CGCTGTACGAGAAGGCGGAGATTAAGGCGCCCGAGGACAAGGCCGCCAAGCACCTGATCATCGGCGTGACCTCCGACCGTGGCCTCTGCGGCGCCATCCACTCGGGCGTGGCCAAAACCATCAAGAACGAGATCGCCGCCCTGACGGGCAGCGGCAAGGAGGTGATGGTGGTCAACGTGGGCGACAAGCTGAGAGGTCTGCTGCACAG aaCTCACGGCAAGCACATCATGCTGAACTGCAAGGAGGTGGGCCGCAAGCCCCCCACTTTCGGGGACGCCTCCATCATCGCCGGGGAGCTTCTGAACTCCGGATACGAGTTTGACCAGGGCGCCGTCGTCTACAACCGCTTCAG GTCGGTCATCTCCTACAAGACGGACCAGAAGCCCGTCTTCTCCACAGACGTGGTGGCAAACGCAG AAACCATGAGCGTCTACGACGACATCGACGCCGACGTGCTGAGGAACTACCAGGAGTTCGCTCTGGTCAACATCATCTACTTGGCCCTCAAGGAGTCGTCCACCAGCGAGCAGAGCGCCAGGATGACGGCCATGGACAGCGCCAGCAAGAACGCTT CCGAGATGATTGACAAGCTGACCTTGACCTTCAACCGCACCAGACAGGCCGTCATCACCAAGGAGCTGATCGAGATCATCTCTGGAGCCGCCGCCCTGTga